A genome region from Eurosta solidaginis isolate ZX-2024a chromosome 2, ASM4086904v1, whole genome shotgun sequence includes the following:
- the Dus4 gene encoding tRNA-dihydrouridine(20a/20b) synthase [NAD(P)+]-like gives MTALNLELQPEQRPHIDILNVFKAEKNTSHGFTRVSAPMVRYSKMEFRRLLRQHGVKLAFTPMIIADSFINSQKARYNEFTTSLEDIPCISQFAACDAHEFSLAAQLIYPYVDGVDLNCGCPQSWAISKGYGCGLLRHPELVKDIVETTRRVLPNNFSISVKLRLLNGSGDQSLRSTVELARQLEKCGATFLTLHGRNMWQKVSDPLNINAMAEVKKSIQIPLIVNGNVRTWQDAKNLHAQTQADGVMAARGLLSNPTLFNEYCGEAETSMECVQQWLDIATRAGDHIHFQCFHHHLTFMWSSHMKRKLRLEFNNFTSKQQIFDFFEERYGLKPHTESYSSPLEYTKCIYPQIKYDGVQVNKSSDVLAWNENSDGKFFNEFKDKVSAPNGQNEFELEGSFFTQLD, from the coding sequence ATGACTGCATTAAATCTTGAATTACAACCTGAACAAAGGCCACATatagatattttaaatgtttttaaagctGAGAAAAACACATCTCATGGATTTACAAGAGTCAGCGCGCCCATGGTTCGCTATAGCAAAATGGAATTCAGGCGGCTTCTTCGTCAACATGGAGTGAAACTGGCATTTACACCAATGATAATTGCTGATTCATTTATAAATAGTCAAAAGGCGCGTTATAATGAATTTACCACAAGTTTAGAGGACATTCCTTGTATATCACAATTCGCTGCGTGCGATGCACATGAATTCTCCTTAGCAGCACAGTTAATATATCCATATGTTGATGGCGTGGATTTGAATTGTGGATGTCCGCAATCATGGGCAATTTCTAAGGGATATGGCTGTGGTCTGCTGCGGCATCCAGAACTGGTGAAAGATATTGTAGAAACTACAAGACGTGTGTTACCAAACAACTTTAGCATATCGGTAAAATTACGCTTATTAAATGGCAGTGGAGATCAATCATTACGATCTACAGTGGAACTGGCACGTCAACTAGAAAAATGTGGTGCCACATTTTTGACATTACATGGACGAAATATGTGGCAGAAGGTATCAGATCCTCTTAATATTAACGCTATGGCTGAAGTAAAGAAATCCATTCAAATACCACTTATTGTTAATGGCAATGTTCGCACCTGGCAAGACGCTAAAAATTTACATGCACAAACACAGGCTGACGGCGTAATGGCAGCACGAGGTTTACTTTCGAATCCTACACTTTTTAACGAATATTGCGGGGAAGCAGAAACATCGATGGAATGTGTGCAGCAATGGTTGGATATTGCCACACGTGCTGGTGATCACATACATTTTCAATGTTTTCATCACCATCTTACATTTATGTGGAGCAGTCATATGAAGAGGAAGCTGCGCTTGGAGTTCAACAATTTTACAAGCAAGCaacaaatatttgatttttttgagGAACGTTATGGCTTAAAGCCCCACACAGAATCGTATAGTAGTCCCTTGGAATATACTAAGTGTATATATCCTCAAATAAAATATGACGGGGTGCAGGTTAATAAATCATCAGATGTGCTCGCTTGGAATGAGAATTCGGATGGTAAATTTTTCAATGAATTTAAAGATAAAGTGTCGGCACCCAACGGCCAAAATGAATTTGAATTAGAAGGCAGCTTTTTCACACAACTAGACTGA